In Vanrija pseudolonga chromosome 4, complete sequence, a single window of DNA contains:
- the tmoS_1 gene encoding Sensor histidine kinase TmoS — protein sequence MSATSSASITAVSASPAAAHDSDPPNVAQLRYSSIDLSTLPRDFLESYPYPAFVLVVPIQLADGLGDAASSSSSTPLAPTSFARLHPFVPVWTNKRWRRLARGRSLLDCLSLRSMRSLGDWVQGRDDADLRDTLPLGALSLNTGPSSIRGSSRAGVMSRSGSTGSSQQAASLGSSGPKSYSAFGAQSTGDVEGGSFSFSSDPSDLLEADRAESTLTLDFILTATPITLQLSRTVRPLYQMHNGNRMLSKTNRFVVVTTVPVVEPLLPAPERQASMDTSPQLSVYAMGTPQRRHSLRSLDDDRSPMGSNASPGTLASISPMATPIATAPEPSPSLLNQAGQRLGHGTVPPVASPPLVSQFPPGGVLETHKEDVVKDMLPPDWVEGLPVFFANGSSWVPRPPLTQPGSHETDGTPHRSQNVEKLIETLDWSKTPLGPREGWPESLTSILTLIMNYPIPACVWWGEELTMIYNQWYAGSIIDHPEAFGQSGTAAWEKIYRIIGPLTEVVLHGTAIFNSEVLETWKQYEDEVPKESYIMYTFIPLKSAEGVVSGVFQAALDRTPDILGARRNHVLHEVAKSLSFTSTRTEFDTKLLAGLEEDPKDIPFAMIYDVEHHQDYPSDTGKPEERSTGERYTRYWYSGGFGAAEVGHRGVPEHALVALEPPGSRRPSHTPVFEEDAEIDRWPFEEAMRTQKPVLVPNCAKLIEGFPIRVWDELPTSAVLLPLARQSEDSTPASILVIGLSSRLTYDQAYEEFFQSLALVLSASLSSVRSREADTQRLADLEALSRAKSMLFSNLSHELFTPLTLISGPLDDLAESLEDDEEPLDAKKVKGTLDLARKHVGSLTRLVTIIMDASTLEAGRTQPTFQRLNFGNYILETVSVFRDIITEAPEIQFTIDVDTEPHDVYLDRETLEKLLVVLIGNWFKFTKRGSTRTSLRYTSKEAVLTIEGTAMADDADGGLTRAEPVKPHEVAMDSGERSLIINYARKLVELQRGEYETETTQSANATTETHMMRFHLGTSHLPIDAIDSSGAGGFSKQASAGSDFMVEIRRWRREWLSSMDIGKSLSSTDLGTGRGPEPSMTSLHPDDVIMVVHHIKDTRKYMRRILERYCTVTEAVDGQDAMDIWNKNPPDLVIADVTMPRLNGYGLLSALRSGTREQQSVPFIILTALDDERPRGGQGADDYLTKPFNATQLVSRVQTQLQLGRRSRTLENLYSQRTTELRMLTEHAPVGIFRMTHDGFISYCNPAYYSIYGLPATTIGSDWAEGIADGDRERVVGLWTEFASSKNESVTMEYQCLHSGRWVSETSIKVNKKDAGVFTDFIGCIVDITARKLNEDLQAQRVLEAEKRRAEAEEAREQQELLIDITSHEIRNPISSLMQCSELVKSNLQSLQEQLTDVLDQGKSYNPTRQLLFTISEDLDALESIYQCALTQERICNDVLSLGKVHLDMLQMYDVDTDIRKEAAKILAVFQNEARMTRTTLEVEYADSFDELGLQNIMTDRVRLGQVITNLVSNAVRFTANSPVRHVTLSLDIGLYPPVDESCLKPPDLSSPAEDRRNLTQDSPIYCYFSVKDTGPGMTPDELELLFQRFSQASAKVHTVFGGSGLGLFVCRKIVERMGGRIEVVSDYGVGTVFRFFIEAHPVLPEIEELIITPSLAEDDELPESSTSPLSPPLPAEPQFKRNSLKDRSLEPAPKYTPHVLVVEDNLINRKLLVRQLKHVGITVDSVVNGLEGLETVAKAMAVDGPSSGRYDAVLMDLEMPVMGGLMATRRIRELEEQGVLVPSHVIALTGNARQVQVDASMADFNAVLVKPYRLDELLRNIDDMVRLRGAEGGDGGNEGSGNVPQPPQVV from the exons ATGTCGGCGACATCGTCGGCATCGATCACggcggtgtcagcgtcgcccgcagcagcacacgACAGCGACCCACCAAATGTCGCGCAGCTGCGGTACTCGAGCATCGACCTGTCCACCCTCCCGCGCGACTTTCTCGAG TCATACCCGTACCCCGCGTTTGTGCTCGTCGTGCCAATACAGCTGGCGGACGGCCTGGGCGACGCGGCTTCCAGCTCGTCAAgcacgccgctggcgcccACGTCGTTCGCCCGCCTGCACCCCTTCGTGCCGGTGTGGACCAACaagcggtggcggcggctcgcgcgcgggcgctCCCTGCTCGACTGCCTCTCCCTGCGCAGCATGCGCTCCCTCGGCGACTGGGTGCAGGGGcgggacgacgccgacctgcgcgacaCATTGCCACTCGGCGCACTGAGTTTGAACACTGGCCCAAGTAGCATCCGTGGTAGCTCGAGAGCCGGCGTTATGAGCAGGAGCGGCAGCACTGGGTCAAGCCAACAGGCCGCTTCGCTGGGGAGCAGCGGGCCGAAGAGCTACTCGGCGTTCGGTGCGCAGAGCacgggcgacgtcgagggcggctCATTCTCCTTCTCTAGCGACCCGTCCGACTTGCTCGAAGCCGACCGCGCAGAATCgaccctcaccctcgactTTATTCTGACGGCGACGCCCATCACCCTGCAGCTCTCGCGAACAGTGAGGCCGCTGTACCAGATGCACAACGGGAACCGGATGCTCAGCAAGACGAACCGTTTTGTTGTCGTCACCACTGTGCCGGTCGTGGAGCCATTGTTGCCCGCTCCAGAGCGCCAGGCGTCAATGGACACATCACCCCAGTTGTCGGTTTACGCAATGGGTACGCCGCAGAGGCGACACTCACTGCGATCACTCGATGACGACCGGAGCCCGATGGGCTCGAACGCTTCGCCGGGCACATTGGCCAGCATATCACCAATGGCCACGCCAATAGCGACGGCACCCGAGCCCTCACCAAGCCTGTTGAACCAGGCTGGCCAGCGGCTCGGGCATGGAACAGTGCCGCCAGTAGCGAGTCCCCCACTCGTGTCCCAGTTCCCCCCGGGAGGAGTGCTCGAAACGCACAAGGAGGACGTGGTCAAGGACATGTTGCCGCCCGACTGGGTCGAAGGCCTGCCCGTATTCTTCGCCAACGGAAGCTCCTGGGTGCCACGGCCGCCACTCACGCAGCCTGGGAGCCACGAAACGGACGGCACTCCGCACCGATCACAGAATGTCGAGAAGCTCATCGAGACGCTGGACTGGTCAAAGACGCCCCTTGGGCCCCGGGAGGGGTGGCCCGAGAGCCTGACCTCGATCCTCACCCTCATCATGAACTATCCCATCCCCGCGTGCGTGTGGTGGGGCGAGGAGCTCACAATGATCTACAACCAGTGGTATGCG GGGAGCATTATTGACCACCCGGAGGCGTTTGGACAGTCCGGGACTGCTGCCTGGGAGA AAATCTACCGCATCATCGGGCCTCTCACCGAGGTGGTCCTCCACGGGACTGCAATCTTCAACTCTGAAG TTCTGGAGACGTGGAAGCAgtacgaggacgaggtgccgaAGGAGTCGTACATCATGTACACGTTCATCCCCCTCAAGTCCGCCGAGGGTGTCGTGTCCGGTGTCTTCCAAGCTGCTCTCGATCGCACCCCGGACATCTTAGGAGCAAGGAGGAACCATGTGCTTCACGAGGTGGCCAAGTCACTCT CTTTCACGTCCACGCGTACCGAGTTCGACaccaagctgctcgccggTCTGGAAGAAGACCCAAAGGACATTCCATTCGCCATGATATATGATGTGGAGCACCACCAGGACTATCCAAGTG ACACAGGCAAGCCGGAAGAGCGGTCAACGGGCGAACGGTACACGCGGTACTGGTACAGtggcggctttggcgccgCGGAGGTCGGACATCGCGGCGTCCCAGAGCATGCTCTCGTGGCACTGGAGCCCCccggctcgcgccgcccgtcacATACGCCAGTGTTCGAGGAAGACGCAGAGATCGATAGGTGGCCATTCGAGGAGGCTATGCGCACGCAAAAGCCCGTCCTCGTGCCCAACTGCGCCAAGCTCATCGAGGGCTTCCCCATCCGCGTGTGGGACGAGCTGCCAACCTCTGCCGTGCTTCTTCCCCTCGCGCGGCAGTCGGAGGACAGCACTCCGGCGtccatcctcgtcatcggcctGAGCTCGCGCCTGACCTATGACCAGGCGTACGAGGAGTTCTTC CAAtccctcgcgctcgtgctcagcgcctcgctctcgagtgtgcgctcgcgcgaggccgacactcagcgcctggccgacctcgaggcgctcagcCGCGCCAAGAGCATGCTCTTCTCCAACCTTTCGCACGAGCTCTTCACCCCACTCACGCTCATTTCCGGTCCACTGGACGACTTGGCTGAGAGCcttgaagacgacgaggagccccTAGACGCCAAAAAGGTCAAGGGCACGCTGGATTTGGCGCGCAAGCATGTCGGCAGCCTCACGCGCCTGGTGACTATCATCATGGATGCCAgcacgctcgaggcgggccgGACACAGCCGACCTTCCAGCGCCTCAATTTCGGCAACTACATCCTTGAGACGGTT TCCGTGTTCCGTGATATTATCACGGAAGCCCCCGAGATCCAGTTCACAATCGACGTTGACACGGAGCCTCACGATGTTTACCTCGATCGCGAGACGTTGGAGaagctgctcgtcgtgctgATCG GCAACTGGTTCAAGTTTACGAAGAGAGG ATCGACGCGTACTTCTCTTCGATACACTTCGAAGGAAGCCGTTCTTACCATCGAGGGCACGGCGATGGCCGACG ACGCAGATGGGGGACTGACCCGAGCCGAACCCGTCAAGCCGCACGAAGTGGCCATGGATAGCGGAGAGCGCAGCTTGATCATCAACTACGCGAGG AAACTCGTCGAGCTACAGCGCGGTGAATACGAGACTGAAACGACCCAATCTGCCAACGCCACAACCGAGACGCACATGATGCGCTTCCACCTGGGCACATCGCACCTCCCCATCGATGCGATCGACTCGTCTGGCGCGGGCGGGTTCAGCAAGCAAGCGTCCGCAGGAAGCGACTTCATGGTTGAGAtccggcgctggcgccgcgagTGGCTGAGCAGTATGGACATTGGCAAGTCGTTGTCCTCGACGGATCTGGGCACCGGGCGAGGGCCAGAGCCTTCCATGACGTCGTTGCATCCCGACGACGTGATCATGGTCGTTCATC ATATCAAGGATACCCGCAAGTACATGCGCCGAATTCTGGAGCGATACTGTACCGTCACCGAGGCGGTTGACGGACAGGACGCGATGGACATCTGGAACAAGAACCCTCCTGATCTGGTGATCGCCGACGTGACCATGCCACGG CTCAACGGCTATGGATTGCTGAGTGCCTTGCGTAGCGGCACGCGTGAGCAGCAGAGCGTGCCGTTCATCATCTTGACTGCactggacgacgagcggccgcgaggcgggcaGGGTGCCGACGACTACTTGACCAAGCCGTTCAACGCGACGCAGCTGGTATCGCGAGTGCAGACACA ACTGCAGCTTGGACGAAGAAGCCGAACGCTCGAGAACCTCTACAGCCAACGCACGACAGAACTGCGCATGCTGACGGAGCACGCGCCTGTCGGCATCTTCCGCATGACGCACGACGGCTTCATCTCGTACTGCAACCCAGCTTATTACTCCATCTACGGGctgccagcgacgacgattGGCTCCGACTGGGCCGAAGGAATTGCAGACGGCGACCGAGAGCGGGTAGTCGGGCTGTGGACCGAGTTCGCCAGCTCGAAAAACGAGAGCGTGACCATGGAGTACCAGTGCCTGCACAGCGGGCGGTGGGTCTCCGAGACGTCGATCAAGGTGAACAAGAAGGACGCTGGAGTGTTTACCGACTTTATTGGCTGTATTGTCGACATTACCGCTCGCAAGCTCAACGAGGACCTCCAAGCGCAGCGCGTGCTAGAGGCCGAgaagcggcgcgccgaggcggaagaggctcgcgagcagcaggagctGCTGATCGACATTACGTCGCACGAGATCCGCAACCCCATCAGCAGCCTCATGCAGTGCTCCGAGCTGGTGAAATCCAACCTCCAGAGCCTGCAGGAGCAGCTcaccgacgtgctcgaccaGGGCAAGAGCTACAACCCTACCCGCCAGCTGCTGTTCACCATCAGCGAGGACCtggacgcgctcgagagcATCTACCAGTGCGCCCTGACGCAGGAGCGTATCTGCAACGACGTTCTCTCGCTCGGCAAGGTCCACCTCGACATGCTCC AAATGTACGACGTCGATACGGATATCCGCAAAGAGGCGGCCAAGATCCTCGCCGTGTTCCAGAACGAGGCGCGCATGACGCGTAccacgctcgaggtcgagtacGCCGACAGCTTTGACGAGCTGGGCTTGCAGAACATTATGACGGACCGTGTGCGGCTGGGCCAAGTGATCACAAACTTGGTCTCGAACGCGGTGCGATTCACTGCCAACTCTC CCGTCCGCCATGTCACCCTGTCCCTCGACATTGGTCTCTACCCGCCCGTCGACGAGTCGTGCCTCAAGCCGCCCGAcctctcctcgcccgccgaggaCCGGCGCAACCTCACGCAAGACTCGCCAATCTACTGCTACTTCTCAGTCAAGGACACGGGGCCGGGCATGacgcccgacgagctcgagcttctcTTCCAGCGCTTCTCGCAGGCGTCGGCCAAGGTGCACACCGTGTTTGGCGGCTCAGGGCTGGGGCTGTTCGTGTGCCGCAAGATTGTCGAGCGCATGGGCGGGCGCATCGAGGTCGTGTCCGACTATGGCGTCGGCACCGTGTTCCGCTTCTTCATCGAGGCGCACCCTGTGCTTCCCGAGATTGAAGAGCTGATCATCACGCCGAGCCtggcagaggacgacgagctgccggAGAGCTCCACCTCACCTCTGTCGCCGCCTCTGCCGGCGGAGCCACAGTTCAAGCGCAACAGCCTCAAAGACCGCTcgctcgagcccgcgccAAAGTACACCCCGCacgtgctcgtcgttgaGGATAACCTCATCAACCGCAAGCTGCTGGTCCGCCAGCTTAAGCACGTCGGCATCACGGTCGACAGCGTCGTCAACGGGCTCGAAGGGCTGGAGaccgtcgccaaggccatgGCAGTCGACGGGCCCAGCTCGGGGCGATACGACGCGGTCCTTATGGACCTCGAGATGCCCGTCATGGGCGGGCTGATGGCTACGCGGCGCATTCGAGAGCTGGAAGAGCAGGGTGTGCTCGTGCCGTCCCATGTGATTGCACTGA CCGGCAACGCCCGCCAGGTGCAAGTCGACGCCTCAATGGCCGACTTcaacgccgtcctcgtcaagccgtaccgcctcgacgagctgctgcgcAACATTGACGACATGGTCAGGCTGCGTGGTGCGGAaggcggagacggcggcaATGAGGGGAGCGGCAATGTACCCCAACCACCACAGGTTGTATAG
- the tmoS_1 gene encoding Sensor histidine kinase TmoS: MSATSSASITAVSASPAAAHDSDPPNVAQLRYSSIDLSTLPRDFLESYPYPAFVLVVPIQLADGLGDAASSSSSTPLAPTSFARLHPFVPVWTNKRWRRLARGRSLLDCLSLRSMRSLGDWVQGRDDADLRDTLPLGALSLNTGPSSIRGSSRAGVMSRSGSTGSSQQAASLGSSGPKSYSAFGAQSTGDVEGGSFSFSSDPSDLLEADRAESTLTLDFILTATPITLQLSRTVRPLYQMHNGNRMLSKTNRFVVVTTVPVVEPLLPAPERQASMDTSPQLSVYAMGTPQRRHSLRSLDDDRSPMGSNASPGTLASISPMATPIATAPEPSPSLLNQAGQRLGHGTVPPVASPPLVSQFPPGGVLETHKEDVVKDMLPPDWVEGLPVFFANGSSWVPRPPLTQPGSHETDGTPHRSQNVEKLIETLDWSKTPLGPREGWPESLTSILTLIMNYPIPACVWWGEELTMIYNQWYAGSIIDHPEAFGQSGTAAWEKIYRIIGPLTEVVLHGTAIFNSEVLETWKQYEDEVPKESYIMYTFIPLKSAEGVVSGVFQAALDRTPDILGARRNHVLHEVAKSLSFTSTRTEFDTKLLAGLEEDPKDIPFAMIYDVEHHQDYPSDTGKPEERSTGERYTRYWYSGGFGAAEVGHRGVPEHALVALEPPGSRRPSHTPVFEEDAEIDRWPFEEAMRTQKPVLVPNCAKLIEGFPIRVWDELPTSAVLLPLARQSEDSTPASILVIGLSSRLTYDQAYEEFFQSLALVLSASLSSVRSREADTQRLADLEALSRAKSMLFSNLSHELFTPLTLISGPLDDLAESLEDDEEPLDAKKVKGTLDLARKHVGSLTRLVTIIMDASTLEAGRTQPTFQRLNFGNYILETVSVFRDIITEAPEIQFTIDVDTEPHDVYLDRETLEKLLVVLIGNWFKFTKRGSTRTSLRYTSKEAVLTIEGTAMADDADGGLTRAEPVKPHEVAMDSGERSLIINYARKLVELQRGEYETETTQSANATTETHMMRFHLGTSHLPIDAIDSSGAGGFSKQASAGSDFMVEIRRWRREWLSSMDIGKSLSSTDLGTGRGPEPSMTSLHPDDVIMVVHHIKDTRKYMRRILERYCTVTEAVDGQDAMDIWNKNPPDLVIADVTMPRLNGYGLLSALRSGTREQQSVPFIILTALDDERPRGGQGADDYLTKPFNATQLVSRVQTQLQLGRRSRTLENLYSQRTTELRMLTEHAPVGIFRMTHDGFISYCNPAYYSIYGLPATTIGSDWAEGIADGDRERVVGLWTEFASSKNESVTMEYQCLHSGRWVSETSIKVNKKDAGVFTDFIGCIVDITARKLNEDLQAQRVLEAEKRRAEAEEAREQQELLIDITSHEIRNPISSLMQCSELVKSNLQSLQEQLTDVLDQGKSYNPTRQLLFTISEDLDALESIYQCALTQERICNDVLSLGKVHLDMLQMYDVDTDIRKEAAKILAVFQNEARMTRTTLEVEYADSFDELGLQNIMTDRVRLGQVITNLVSNAVRFTANSRGCKGACGPDPPAVRHVTLSLDIGLYPPVDESCLKPPDLSSPAEDRRNLTQDSPIYCYFSVKDTGPGMTPDELELLFQRFSQASAKVHTVFGGSGLGLFVCRKIVERMGGRIEVVSDYGVGTVFRFFIEAHPVLPEIEELIITPSLAEDDELPESSTSPLSPPLPAEPQFKRNSLKDRSLEPAPKYTPHVLVVEDNLINRKLLVRQLKHVGITVDSVVNGLEGLETVAKAMAVDGPSSGRYDAVLMDLEMPVMGGLMATRRIRELEEQGVLVPSHVIALTGNARQVQVDASMADFNAVLVKPYRLDELLRNIDDMVRLRGAEGGDGGNEGSGNVPQPPQVV; encoded by the exons ATGTCGGCGACATCGTCGGCATCGATCACggcggtgtcagcgtcgcccgcagcagcacacgACAGCGACCCACCAAATGTCGCGCAGCTGCGGTACTCGAGCATCGACCTGTCCACCCTCCCGCGCGACTTTCTCGAG TCATACCCGTACCCCGCGTTTGTGCTCGTCGTGCCAATACAGCTGGCGGACGGCCTGGGCGACGCGGCTTCCAGCTCGTCAAgcacgccgctggcgcccACGTCGTTCGCCCGCCTGCACCCCTTCGTGCCGGTGTGGACCAACaagcggtggcggcggctcgcgcgcgggcgctCCCTGCTCGACTGCCTCTCCCTGCGCAGCATGCGCTCCCTCGGCGACTGGGTGCAGGGGcgggacgacgccgacctgcgcgacaCATTGCCACTCGGCGCACTGAGTTTGAACACTGGCCCAAGTAGCATCCGTGGTAGCTCGAGAGCCGGCGTTATGAGCAGGAGCGGCAGCACTGGGTCAAGCCAACAGGCCGCTTCGCTGGGGAGCAGCGGGCCGAAGAGCTACTCGGCGTTCGGTGCGCAGAGCacgggcgacgtcgagggcggctCATTCTCCTTCTCTAGCGACCCGTCCGACTTGCTCGAAGCCGACCGCGCAGAATCgaccctcaccctcgactTTATTCTGACGGCGACGCCCATCACCCTGCAGCTCTCGCGAACAGTGAGGCCGCTGTACCAGATGCACAACGGGAACCGGATGCTCAGCAAGACGAACCGTTTTGTTGTCGTCACCACTGTGCCGGTCGTGGAGCCATTGTTGCCCGCTCCAGAGCGCCAGGCGTCAATGGACACATCACCCCAGTTGTCGGTTTACGCAATGGGTACGCCGCAGAGGCGACACTCACTGCGATCACTCGATGACGACCGGAGCCCGATGGGCTCGAACGCTTCGCCGGGCACATTGGCCAGCATATCACCAATGGCCACGCCAATAGCGACGGCACCCGAGCCCTCACCAAGCCTGTTGAACCAGGCTGGCCAGCGGCTCGGGCATGGAACAGTGCCGCCAGTAGCGAGTCCCCCACTCGTGTCCCAGTTCCCCCCGGGAGGAGTGCTCGAAACGCACAAGGAGGACGTGGTCAAGGACATGTTGCCGCCCGACTGGGTCGAAGGCCTGCCCGTATTCTTCGCCAACGGAAGCTCCTGGGTGCCACGGCCGCCACTCACGCAGCCTGGGAGCCACGAAACGGACGGCACTCCGCACCGATCACAGAATGTCGAGAAGCTCATCGAGACGCTGGACTGGTCAAAGACGCCCCTTGGGCCCCGGGAGGGGTGGCCCGAGAGCCTGACCTCGATCCTCACCCTCATCATGAACTATCCCATCCCCGCGTGCGTGTGGTGGGGCGAGGAGCTCACAATGATCTACAACCAGTGGTATGCG GGGAGCATTATTGACCACCCGGAGGCGTTTGGACAGTCCGGGACTGCTGCCTGGGAGA AAATCTACCGCATCATCGGGCCTCTCACCGAGGTGGTCCTCCACGGGACTGCAATCTTCAACTCTGAAG TTCTGGAGACGTGGAAGCAgtacgaggacgaggtgccgaAGGAGTCGTACATCATGTACACGTTCATCCCCCTCAAGTCCGCCGAGGGTGTCGTGTCCGGTGTCTTCCAAGCTGCTCTCGATCGCACCCCGGACATCTTAGGAGCAAGGAGGAACCATGTGCTTCACGAGGTGGCCAAGTCACTCT CTTTCACGTCCACGCGTACCGAGTTCGACaccaagctgctcgccggTCTGGAAGAAGACCCAAAGGACATTCCATTCGCCATGATATATGATGTGGAGCACCACCAGGACTATCCAAGTG ACACAGGCAAGCCGGAAGAGCGGTCAACGGGCGAACGGTACACGCGGTACTGGTACAGtggcggctttggcgccgCGGAGGTCGGACATCGCGGCGTCCCAGAGCATGCTCTCGTGGCACTGGAGCCCCccggctcgcgccgcccgtcacATACGCCAGTGTTCGAGGAAGACGCAGAGATCGATAGGTGGCCATTCGAGGAGGCTATGCGCACGCAAAAGCCCGTCCTCGTGCCCAACTGCGCCAAGCTCATCGAGGGCTTCCCCATCCGCGTGTGGGACGAGCTGCCAACCTCTGCCGTGCTTCTTCCCCTCGCGCGGCAGTCGGAGGACAGCACTCCGGCGtccatcctcgtcatcggcctGAGCTCGCGCCTGACCTATGACCAGGCGTACGAGGAGTTCTTC CAAtccctcgcgctcgtgctcagcgcctcgctctcgagtgtgcgctcgcgcgaggccgacactcagcgcctggccgacctcgaggcgctcagcCGCGCCAAGAGCATGCTCTTCTCCAACCTTTCGCACGAGCTCTTCACCCCACTCACGCTCATTTCCGGTCCACTGGACGACTTGGCTGAGAGCcttgaagacgacgaggagccccTAGACGCCAAAAAGGTCAAGGGCACGCTGGATTTGGCGCGCAAGCATGTCGGCAGCCTCACGCGCCTGGTGACTATCATCATGGATGCCAgcacgctcgaggcgggccgGACACAGCCGACCTTCCAGCGCCTCAATTTCGGCAACTACATCCTTGAGACGGTT TCCGTGTTCCGTGATATTATCACGGAAGCCCCCGAGATCCAGTTCACAATCGACGTTGACACGGAGCCTCACGATGTTTACCTCGATCGCGAGACGTTGGAGaagctgctcgtcgtgctgATCG GCAACTGGTTCAAGTTTACGAAGAGAGG ATCGACGCGTACTTCTCTTCGATACACTTCGAAGGAAGCCGTTCTTACCATCGAGGGCACGGCGATGGCCGACG ACGCAGATGGGGGACTGACCCGAGCCGAACCCGTCAAGCCGCACGAAGTGGCCATGGATAGCGGAGAGCGCAGCTTGATCATCAACTACGCGAGG AAACTCGTCGAGCTACAGCGCGGTGAATACGAGACTGAAACGACCCAATCTGCCAACGCCACAACCGAGACGCACATGATGCGCTTCCACCTGGGCACATCGCACCTCCCCATCGATGCGATCGACTCGTCTGGCGCGGGCGGGTTCAGCAAGCAAGCGTCCGCAGGAAGCGACTTCATGGTTGAGAtccggcgctggcgccgcgagTGGCTGAGCAGTATGGACATTGGCAAGTCGTTGTCCTCGACGGATCTGGGCACCGGGCGAGGGCCAGAGCCTTCCATGACGTCGTTGCATCCCGACGACGTGATCATGGTCGTTCATC ATATCAAGGATACCCGCAAGTACATGCGCCGAATTCTGGAGCGATACTGTACCGTCACCGAGGCGGTTGACGGACAGGACGCGATGGACATCTGGAACAAGAACCCTCCTGATCTGGTGATCGCCGACGTGACCATGCCACGG CTCAACGGCTATGGATTGCTGAGTGCCTTGCGTAGCGGCACGCGTGAGCAGCAGAGCGTGCCGTTCATCATCTTGACTGCactggacgacgagcggccgcgaggcgggcaGGGTGCCGACGACTACTTGACCAAGCCGTTCAACGCGACGCAGCTGGTATCGCGAGTGCAGACACA ACTGCAGCTTGGACGAAGAAGCCGAACGCTCGAGAACCTCTACAGCCAACGCACGACAGAACTGCGCATGCTGACGGAGCACGCGCCTGTCGGCATCTTCCGCATGACGCACGACGGCTTCATCTCGTACTGCAACCCAGCTTATTACTCCATCTACGGGctgccagcgacgacgattGGCTCCGACTGGGCCGAAGGAATTGCAGACGGCGACCGAGAGCGGGTAGTCGGGCTGTGGACCGAGTTCGCCAGCTCGAAAAACGAGAGCGTGACCATGGAGTACCAGTGCCTGCACAGCGGGCGGTGGGTCTCCGAGACGTCGATCAAGGTGAACAAGAAGGACGCTGGAGTGTTTACCGACTTTATTGGCTGTATTGTCGACATTACCGCTCGCAAGCTCAACGAGGACCTCCAAGCGCAGCGCGTGCTAGAGGCCGAgaagcggcgcgccgaggcggaagaggctcgcgagcagcaggagctGCTGATCGACATTACGTCGCACGAGATCCGCAACCCCATCAGCAGCCTCATGCAGTGCTCCGAGCTGGTGAAATCCAACCTCCAGAGCCTGCAGGAGCAGCTcaccgacgtgctcgaccaGGGCAAGAGCTACAACCCTACCCGCCAGCTGCTGTTCACCATCAGCGAGGACCtggacgcgctcgagagcATCTACCAGTGCGCCCTGACGCAGGAGCGTATCTGCAACGACGTTCTCTCGCTCGGCAAGGTCCACCTCGACATGCTCC AAATGTACGACGTCGATACGGATATCCGCAAAGAGGCGGCCAAGATCCTCGCCGTGTTCCAGAACGAGGCGCGCATGACGCGTAccacgctcgaggtcgagtacGCCGACAGCTTTGACGAGCTGGGCTTGCAGAACATTATGACGGACCGTGTGCGGCTGGGCCAAGTGATCACAAACTTGGTCTCGAACGCGGTGCGATTCACTGCCAACTCTCGTGGGTGTAAAGGAGCTTGCGGACCTGACCCACCAGCCGTCCGCCATGTCACCCTGTCCCTCGACATTGGTCTCTACCCGCCCGTCGACGAGTCGTGCCTCAAGCCGCCCGAcctctcctcgcccgccgaggaCCGGCGCAACCTCACGCAAGACTCGCCAATCTACTGCTACTTCTCAGTCAAGGACACGGGGCCGGGCATGacgcccgacgagctcgagcttctcTTCCAGCGCTTCTCGCAGGCGTCGGCCAAGGTGCACACCGTGTTTGGCGGCTCAGGGCTGGGGCTGTTCGTGTGCCGCAAGATTGTCGAGCGCATGGGCGGGCGCATCGAGGTCGTGTCCGACTATGGCGTCGGCACCGTGTTCCGCTTCTTCATCGAGGCGCACCCTGTGCTTCCCGAGATTGAAGAGCTGATCATCACGCCGAGCCtggcagaggacgacgagctgccggAGAGCTCCACCTCACCTCTGTCGCCGCCTCTGCCGGCGGAGCCACAGTTCAAGCGCAACAGCCTCAAAGACCGCTcgctcgagcccgcgccAAAGTACACCCCGCacgtgctcgtcgttgaGGATAACCTCATCAACCGCAAGCTGCTGGTCCGCCAGCTTAAGCACGTCGGCATCACGGTCGACAGCGTCGTCAACGGGCTCGAAGGGCTGGAGaccgtcgccaaggccatgGCAGTCGACGGGCCCAGCTCGGGGCGATACGACGCGGTCCTTATGGACCTCGAGATGCCCGTCATGGGCGGGCTGATGGCTACGCGGCGCATTCGAGAGCTGGAAGAGCAGGGTGTGCTCGTGCCGTCCCATGTGATTGCACTGA CCGGCAACGCCCGCCAGGTGCAAGTCGACGCCTCAATGGCCGACTTcaacgccgtcctcgtcaagccgtaccgcctcgacgagctgctgcgcAACATTGACGACATGGTCAGGCTGCGTGGTGCGGAaggcggagacggcggcaATGAGGGGAGCGGCAATGTACCCCAACCACCACAGGTTGTATAG